In Halarcobacter bivalviorum, a genomic segment contains:
- a CDS encoding response regulator, protein MKYLVVDDSKMARKMTIKSLQSLINEDDEIIQAENGQEAVDLYKEHQPNLCLMDLTMPIMDGFEATLNIRSFDNDAKIIIISADIQETSMEKSKQNGAIGFIKKPVNNANLEAMLKKLGLI, encoded by the coding sequence ATGAAATATTTGGTTGTAGATGATTCTAAAATGGCAAGAAAAATGACAATAAAATCATTACAAAGTTTAATTAATGAAGATGATGAAATCATACAAGCTGAAAATGGACAAGAAGCTGTTGATTTATATAAAGAACATCAACCAAATCTTTGTTTAATGGATTTAACAATGCCTATTATGGATGGCTTTGAAGCAACATTAAATATTAGAAGTTTTGATAATGATGCAAAAATTATTATAATAAGTGCTGATATTCAAGAGACTTCAATGGAAAAATCAAAACAAAATGGAGCAATAGGGTTTATTAAAAAACCTGTAAATAATGCGAACTTAGAAGCAATGTTAAAAAAATTAGGGTTAATATAA